A stretch of DNA from Gimesia chilikensis:
GGGGCGGGGTGGCCATCGCCCACAGACCCTGGCTGCGGAGTTGTCCCAGAAAATTGTAGTCGTCGAACTGGGGGGCCCAGATCACGTTCAGGCCCGCCTGTTTCATCGTGGCCAGGTTCTCGCCATGATAGCGGGACATCCGCGGAAACATCGGTTTCCCCTGCAGTTGAACCCGGTCCAGCAGGAACTCGACAATCGGTTTGACCTGTTCTTTCTGATAAGCGGCAGCAGTCTGCAGTACTGTCTCATTCGGATGGACGATGGGTGAGAGCTTCAGGTCATCCATCAGGAATTCCACTTTATCCGAAGAGGATCGGGTGACGACTAGCACCCGTTCCACATACATCTCGCGTGTATCCAGTTGGCGCAGTTTGCTGCGGCCCCGTAACAGTCCCAGCGACTGATTCACCAGAGGCTCTGAAGTCGTGCACTTCAGTTTCTGCCACTGTCCTTCGTCGGTATAGGTGTCGCCAATCAGATAAATGCGTGCTGCAGCGCCGGTTTCCGGGTCCACCTGGTGGGGCAGCACCGCTTCCAGTCCAATCCGTGTACCCCGGCGGTTCGATTTCAGCCAGAGTGAGACCGTCAGTTCATTGATAATCCGGCTGGCCGGCAGTGCATGCGATAACTCGATCAGCGATCCCAGATTTCCCGTTGAGACCTGCAGATGCTCGCAGGCAGCGCCCGCATGTTGAGCCGTCGTATTGCGGACATGCCAGTTCTTGCGGGCCATGTTGGGATCGAGGCGGACCTGCCAGCTGACACGGGAGGTGTCATCAAAGCCGGCTTCAAAAGACTCGGCGCGCAACGAGAGCGGTACTGATAAAACCAGCGGGAGAACGAGCAGCAGAACCCACGTTCTTGAAATCAGTTCACCGATTTTTCCTGGCATCAATGCCTGTTCTCAGCCCCATCCTGGGATAAAAAGATCTTGAAACTGTACCGGTCAGTCCGGTTTTGATCAGTCTGCAGGTTCAGATCGCTTTCGATCTTAAACCAAACTGGAGTCATACTTTTCCCAGCTTCAGCAGACAGATCACCGTTCAGCATTCTTTACGAAATGTTGAGCCCTGTCCGATTTTTGTTGCACATCGGCAACAGCCACGTTGTTAAAATACAACCCTTCGGTAAATCGCCTGAATCGAGCGATAAACCTCAGTGATTTTAGATGAAATTGCAATCTGGGCCAATACGAAGCCTCGCTTTTTTGCGAAACTGTCTGAACAGATGCTTTTTGTGCTGTATTTGCTAAGTCTCTGTGCGATCATGATTTACTGTGATTGTTTAATTAAAGATTCATATTCGGCATGAAATCTGTTCTATTGGTACCGTGAGTTTTCCATCTGAAATATGGATTGAGCAGCAATCGAAGGTCTCAACTGAGAAATAGAAACTGATGAATATGCGACTGACAGACGATTCCGATAGTGCCAGCCTCCCTCGCGAAGTCATTGACCTGGGCAAGAAAATTGCCGAGCTGCCTCGGGAGCATCAGGTGCACCTCGAAGTTTCCTACTCCCGTGTGGTTGAGTCCGTGAAACGCCGCCGCCGCATTCTGGGACTGATTCAGGAAGCACTCGCACAACTCCGCCTCGATGTGAAATACCTCATGTTCGACCTCGATATTACGAAAAAAGAACGTGATGAACTCAAAGCACGGCTGGAAGAAACCTAAGCGACACCGTTTACTCGTTTGACCCTTCTACCTGTTTTGCCTGGGACGCCGTTCTTCGCGACCAGATCTGTGCCAGAATCGTTCCCGTCAACATACAGCCAAACATATAGAGTGCGGGTGGCAGCGCAATCAATTCCTGATCGGGAAACAATTGCCCCGCCAGCACCGCACCCAGTCCTGCGTTCTGCATGCCGACCTCCAGTGTCAGTGCCCGCCGCTTCGCTTCGTCCAGTTCGAATGCCACTCCTGACAGGTACCCTCCCAGGTACCCCAGCAGGTTGATCACCAGCAGCACCAGCGCCAGTGAGAAAAACACCTGCTGCAGCCGCGCCGCGTTCAGGCTGATAATCGTGGCGATGATCCACAGGATCGAGAAGTTCGCAAACGTCGCTCCATAACGCTGCATCACCCTCTGAAACGAACCAACCAGCAGTGACAGCAGATGCCCGGTAATCACAGGCAGCACCACCTGGGTCAGCAGATTGACAAAACTGTTCTTCGCCAGTTGAACGGCGTCGATTTCCGTTCCCGAAACCGCCAGGTACAGAAACAGAGGCACCACCAGAGGCGAAAGCAGCGTTGCCGAGGTTGTCAGGCAGACCGAATAACTCACGTTACCCCGCGCCGTCAGCGTGAGCACGTTCGAAGCCATCGCACCCGGCACACATCCCACCAGGATAATTCCGATCCGCAATTCAGGCTGGTCCAGAAAGAACAGGCTCATCAGGTAACCCAGGCCCGGCATCAACGTGTATTGCACAAATGTGCCACTCAATACGGTATGCCAGCGTCGGAAGACCTCACGCACTTCCTCCCGAGGCAGCAGTGAACCGATCACGAACATGGTCGCGGTAAACAGATATCCCAGGTACGGCTGTGAATCGTGAAAGGGATGAAAATCTCCCGGGACGACGTCATCCCAGATGACAGCGACACCTGATAGCAGTATCAGCCAGAGCAGCAGAAATCGTTGCAGCATGGTTCACTTTTCCGGAAAGATGGTTGTTTCAGAATCGGAATATTCTATAAGGTTCACAGTCACCATCATTTGTTGACAGTCCGCAATCGGTTATGATTCCTGACTGTAAACAAAGCCTCCCTGAATTACTATGAACAGCACCAGAATGATAAACGCGGACCAGCTGGCTGATTTTGTCGCCGACTTTGAAGAACATGGACAACTCGTCCGCGTCTCTGCTCCCGTCGAGTCGGAACTCGAAATCGCCGCCATCACCGAGCAGGTTCTCAAAACCGCCTCGACTGATCCGCCCCCCGCACTCCTGTTCGACCAGGTCCGTGGCCACAAGGTTCCCGTGCTCACGAATCTGTATGGCAGCCTCCCCCGTATGCTCCAGATTCTCCGCAGCGACAGCCTCGACGCCGTCGCCGACCGCATCGCCGGACTCGTCGCACCGGATCTCCCCGAAGGCTGGTTCGACTCCCTGAAAATCATTCCCCAGTTCTCGCAGCTGCTCAACATCAAACCCCGCACCGTCAAAACCGCCTCCTGTCAGCAGGTCGTCAAACTGGGCCGCGATGTCAATCTGAGCGAGTTTCCCCTGCTCAGGAACTGGCCCGAAGAAGCGTTTCCCACAATCACCGCCGGCCAGATCGTCACACAGGATCCCGAACTCAAGAACCGCTTCGTCGACGCACGTCCGATTCAGGTCATCTCCGATCAGCAGCTCGCCATCCGCTGGAGCCAGCACGATGCCGGCTATCAGCTCCTGCAGCAATTCCAGGCCCGCCAGCAGCAGATGCCTGTCGCCATCGTCCTGGGTGCCGATCCGACCTGTCTCTACGCCGCTCATGCGCCACTCCCTTCGATTACCGATCCATACGCCTTCAGCGGTTTCCTCCGCAACCAGGCACTGGAACTCGTTCGCTGTCGCTCTGTCGATCTCGATGTCCCCGCCCAGGCCGAAATCGTAATGGAAGGCTTCATCGATACAACTGCAGATCCAATGACCGTGGGGCCCGTCGCTAATCCCACTGGTTTCTATAGTTCACCCACTGAAGTTTTCCCTTTACAGTTGTCTGCGGTCACACATCGCTCCAATCCGATCTGGCCCGCTTTGATTCCCGCTGCTCCACCTTCCGAGGCAGGTCTGTTCGCCCAGGTCACCGCGCGGCTCTTTCTGCCGCTGCTCAAACTGCTGGTCCCTGAAATCGTCGACGTCCATTTCCCCGCCGCAGGCATGGGACGCTACCTGTTATTTGTGAGCATCCGAAAATCTTACCCGCATCAGGCACGTCGCGTGGTAAATGCATTGTGGAGTCTGGAACGGTTACTATCATTAAAGATGATCGTGGTGGTCGACAGCGACACCGACGTCCAGGACGAACAACTCGTCTGGTCGCGCGTCTGCACCAACGTGAATCCGGGGCGGGACCTGATTTTTTCCGAAGGCCCCGGCGACGACGACGATCACAGCATGCCGGTGCAGGGGATCGGGCATAAGCTCGGTCTGGATGCCACCCGCAAATCCGCAGCGGAAGGGCACCCGCGTCCCTGGCCCGCCTCCCTGAGCATGCCCGCAGAACTACAAGAGCAGGTTCAGAGCCGCCTGGATGAACTCGGTCTGGCCTGATTACAGAAGAATTGATTGAAACGTTATGAATGTAGATAAAACCGGTTCCCGCGTACAACAGATGTTTGGTGAGATCGCGCCCCGTTATGATTTTATGAATCATTTCCTCTCGGGCGGCGTCGATTATTACTGGCGCTGGCGGACCGTACGGAAAGTCGCCCCTGCCGGCGAAGCACCTATTCTCGATGTCTGTACCGGCACCGGCGACCTGGCGCTCTCGTATCTCAAGAAGACCCGCGGCAAAAACCGCGTCGTGGGGGCTGACTTCACGCATGAAATGCTCCAGCTCGCGCTCACCAAAAACGACAGCGACGCGCTGACCTTCCTCGAAGCCGATACGCAGGAACTCCCCTTCAGCGATAATCAGTTCCAGATTGTCTCGGTCGCGTTTGGACTGCGGAACGTGTCTGATACCCGTCGCGGGCTCAAAGAGATGATTCGTGTCTGCCAGCCCGGCGGACAGGTCGCGGTGCTCGAATTTTCTATTCCCACCAATCCGCTGTTCCGCGCCTGCTACCAGTTTTATTTCAAACATATTCTGCCCCGCATGGGACAACTGCTGGCCCGCAACCAGCAGTCCGCCTATAACTATCTGCCCGAATCGGTCTCGGAGTTCCCCTACGGCAAGGCGCTCGCCGACATCATGGATGAGTGTGGCCTGGAAGGAACCCGCTGGTATCCGCTCACGTTTGGTATCGCCACCCTCTATACCGGCGTGAAACCCGCTGCCCCCGCTTCTTAAGTTTTCGATCCAACCGCGAGGTACTCGCTCATGTCCAACAATGTCGTAGTCGCAGTCACCGGCGCCAGTGGTGCCATCTATGCCGTCCGCCTGGTCGAAGTTCTGATGGCCGCCGGCCGCACCGTGCATCTCACCATCAGTGCTGCCGCCGCACACGTCTTGCGCCACGAACTCGGTCTGAAAATCGACCTGGAAAACTTCGATCCCAAGCAGCTGCTCCCCGATCCCGATAGTCAGCCCAGCGACAGCGTGCTCAGCAAAATGAAACCCACGAGCAGCGAAAGCTTCGCGCTCAGTTCCGTGCTGGGCGAGGCCGAGTTCAAACAGGGAGATCTGATCTACCACCACTACCAGGATTTCTCCGCAGGCATTGCCAGTGGATCGTTCCTGACCGAAGGCATGGTGATCTGCCCCTGTTCCATGGGCACCCTCGGCACCATCGCCGCCGGTTCCGGCAGTAACCTGATTCATCGAGCCGCCGACGTGCACCTCAAGGAACGTCGCAAGCTGATCGTCGTCGCCCGCGAAACCCCGCTCGGGCTGATCCCGCTGGAAAACATGGTCCGCCTCACCCAGGCAGGTGCTACCATCCTGCCCGCAGCACCCGGCTTTTATCACAACCCGGTCACCATTCACGACCTGGTCGATTTCATCTCGGGCCGCATCTGCGATCATCTCGAAATCAGGCATGAGATTCACCAGCGCTGGGGAAAATAACGCCCCGCTTCCCGGGTGAAACTGGTTTAACTCTGTTCATCATCGCTGAACTCCTTCATTGCGATTCCGCCTCGTTCCGGTTAAAAACAGAACTGGAACTGGCACAATTTCTTATCAATCGGACTGATCAAACTCATGGAACGGACCGCCGCCGTGCAATCGCTCTCCCGCATTCACCAACTCGATACCAGCGTGATTAATAAAATCGCCGCCGGAGAAGTCATCGAGCGGCCGGCCAGTGCGGTGAAAGAACTGCTCGATAACAGCATCGATGCCCTCGCGACCCGCATCGAAGTTGACATCATGAATGGCGGCGCCGATCTGATCCGCGTCGTCGATAACGGCGAAGGCATCCACCCCGACGACCTGCTGCTCGCCGTCTCCAGTCACGCCACCAGTAAAATTTCCAACGCGGACGACCTCTTCAGCGTGCAGACCATGGGGTTCCGCGGCGAGGCCCTCGCGTCCATTTCCGAAGTCAGCCGCTTCCGCATCCGCACTCGCACCGCCGACCAGACACAGGGACTCGAGTTCGAAGTCAACACAGGCACTCCCGGAAAACCACAACCCTGCGGCTGTCCACTGGGCACCTCGATCGAAGTTCGACAGCTGTTCGCCAACACGCCGGTCCGCCGCAAGTTCCTCAAAACCACCAAGACCGAATTCGGACACATCAGCGAACAGTTCACCCGGGCCGCCCTCGCGCATCCCCGGCTTTACATGGTCCTCAGACACAACAACAAAGTCATCTTCGATCTCCCGCCGTCCGATAACCTCATCGATCGGCTCCGCCTGTTCTATGGCAAGAAACTGTCCGACCACCTGATCTGGGTCGAATCGCAATTGGAAGACGTCCGCATCTGGGGCTATGTCTCGCATCCCAGCGAAAACAAATCGACCCGCAAAGGACAGTACCTGTTCCTCAACGGTCGCTGGATTCAGGATCGCACGCTGCAGCACGCGTTGACCGAAGCCTATCGCGGACTGCTCATGGTCGGCCGCCAGCCGATCTCGTTCCTCTATCTCGACATGCCCCCGTCCATGGTCGACGTCAACGTGCATCCCACGAAATCGGAAGTCCGCTTCCGCGACAGCCAGTCGCTGTACCGGCAGCTGCTCTCCACGCTCCGCAGCCAGTTCCTCAGCATGGATCTGCAGTCGCAGATGTCGCTTTCGAAAAAAGGCGACCTCCCCGAGCCGTCGCAACCCGCGGTTCCGACACCCGAACAGAAACAGACACAGCTGGAACTGACGACCTGGGCCAAGGAACAGCTTAAACAGGTCGCCGACGATCTTCCCGCTCAGAAAATCAGCGGCGAAGCCCGCATGATTTCGCCCCCCTCCGACCTGGCGGCTCCCTTTACCGCTGCCGACGCGATTCCGCTCTCGCACTTCCAGCAACAGCGCGAACAGGAACAGGCTGGAGCAGGGGAGAACGCATCTCCTACACCAGCTGAACCTGCGGCTCCCTTCATTCCCGACATCGATCGCCCCGCAGATCAGTTCGCGGAAGCCGCTACCGCCGATCTCAGACCGATCCAGGTCCTCAACTGCTACATCGTCGTCGAAGTCAAAGGCGCGCTGACCATCATCGATCAACACGCCCTGCACGAACGGATCATGTACGAGTACTTCCGCAAACGCGTACTCTCTCAGTCGGTCGAAGCGCAAAAGCTGCTCGTCCCGCTGACCATCGAAATGAGCGCCAAGGAAACCGCCCTCATCCTCGACCACGCTGAGATGCTCGCCAGCTTTGGACTCGGTATCGAAGAGTTCGGCGGCAACACACTGCTGGTCACCAGCTATCCCGTGATGCTGAAAAAAGCGAACCTCGAACAGCTCGTCCGCGACATTGCCGACAACCTGGACAACGCCAAACAGCCCTCCCGCCGCGATTTGCTGGATGAACTCATCACGATGATGTCCTGTAAAGCCGCCATCAAAGCGGGACAGCGCCTGACGCAGGAAGAAATCTACAGCCTGCTCGAACAGAGGCACCTCATCGACGATGCCCACCACTGTCCCCACGGTCGGCCTTCCGCACTGGTGCTCAGCCACGCCGAGCTCGACCGTCAGTTCGGACGCATGGGTTAAACACCGCACTCCAATTTCATCGTTGATGCACAGTGTCGGTTCCCACTCTCGCTGCACAAATAGAACTTGATCCGCCCCTCCCGATCCGTATGGTATTCCCCCTCTGGCTCGCGCGCGAGGCGGGTTCGCGTGCACCGGAACAGCCGGAACTGGTGTCGCATTCACACCTGAATTGGCGTCGCTGTTCACTCTCGGATCACTGGAACCTGTCGCATACATTCGCATTGTGCTCCCTCCCATGTTCAGGGCAGACCAGGACACACTCCGGCCAGACAGGGACAAAATCCAGGCCACACCAGGACAAAATCCGGCCACATCGGGACAAAATTTTGTCTTGACCTCCCCGTGCCGATCGGCAGAATCAGACCCATGATCAAAACAGGATGTTGGGGCAGTGCCTGTGTGCCTGCCCGCCTGGCGACACTCCACTTGCTTCAACGTCCAATGGACCTCCATAGAAAGCTCCCCCCGTGAGCGGAATGGCGCCAGCCACCGGTAAAACAGGGAGCGTCAACCCTCCCTCCCCGGCAGCCAACCTCCTCTACCTGCGAGATCAAAAAACAGAAACAACCAATCCTACAAATCGGCACCAGCAAGAAAAGACGAAGACCATCCACGGCACACCGACCACTACTGAATATCAAGCAGCACTTTGAATTAACCATCGCCTCGCCGCGGCAACTCAAAACTTTGGGACCACCCGCGGTGTGTTTCACAAACCAAGATCCACGCGTAGGGGCGCCCTTGTGTGGTCGCCCGCCTAAAGACAGACAATTTGCTTCCAATTCCAATGGCCCCCGGAAATACATCTCGGGTAACCCCGGATGCAATCCGGGGCGAGCAGGAGGTCACAGCTCACTCACACAATTCAGGACCGGTTTCAGCCATCATCTCTCCATCACAACTGAAAGATCTTTTCGTGTCTTTCGTGCTTTTCGTGGTAGTAAGCCCTTCGCACCTTTCGTGGTAGTCAAACCTCACAAACTAAACCTCCTTTAGTAATCCAGAACCACCGCCAACTTCTCTTCCCGACCCGTTTTCCGACCGGTACAATATTCCTGCTCACCCTGGCTGGTCAGAACCGAACCGGCAACCACCCGCCAGCTCACTACCGAGTCCCGCCCGTTTGGAGAACCCCCGCGATGCTCTCGATCCCCGGCTCATCACAGCGACAGTGTAACGGCTCGCGCCGGCAGTTCCTCAAGATCGGCGGACTGGCACTGGGTGGACTCTCGCTTCCGCAGATTCTCGCAGCACAAGACCAGGCCGGTACTCCCGCCGGCAAGCTGGGCCACAAAGCCATCATCATGATCTTCCTCTCCGGCGGTCCCTCCCACCAGGACATGTACGATCTGAAGATGGACGCCCCCTCGGAAATTCGCGGTGAATTCCGCCCCATCGACACCAATGTCCCCGGCATCCAGATCTGCGAACACATGCCCCGCCTGGCCGCGATGATGGACAAGTTCGCCGTCATTCGCTCCCTGCACGGATGCCCCGATCAGCACGCCTCCGATCTCTGCATGAGCGGCTGGCCCATCGGCGACGGAGAGCGGCAGTCAGGGCATCCCTCCCTTGGCGCGGTCGTTTCCAAAGTTCAGGGGCCGGTCGATAAAGCAGTGCCCCCCTTCGTCGGACTCAGCATCAAAAGCCGCCACGAACCGTACGGTAATCCCGGCTTTCCCGGTTTCCTGGGCAAAGCGCATGCCCCGCTGCAGCCGACTGGCGAAGGTATGGACAACATGCGTCTGCAGAGCATCACCCTCGATCGCCTCCGTGACCGAAAAGCGTTACTCGCCGGCTTCGATGCCTTCCGCCACTCCGCGGATCAGGCCTACGACGGTCTCGACGCCTATTCCCAGCGGGCCTTCGATGTGCTTACCTCCAGCAAACTGGTGGAAGCCATGGACCTCGAAAAAGAAGAACCCGCACTCCGTGACCGTTACGGACGGGGCGACGATTCACCCGCGTTCGGCGAAGACGCCGGCCCACACTGGATGGATCAGTTCCTGATGGCCCGCCGCCTGGTCGAAGCAGGCGTCCGTTGTGTCACGCTCTCCTTTGGCAGCTGGGACCGTCACCATTCGAACTTCGCCCGTCTGCCTCTGCAGCTCGCGAAACTCGACCAGGGCATCACCGCTCTCGTGGAAGACATCCATAACCGCGGTCTGCAGGATGACGTCAGCGTCATCGCCTGGGGCGAATTCGGACGCACGCCCCGCATCAACGAAAACGCCGGCCGCGACCACTGGCCGCAGGCCTCCTGTGCACTCCTCGCCGGGGGCGGCATGCGAACGGGTCAGGTCATCGGCTCCACCAACCGCCTGGGCGAAGTCCCCCTCGATCGACCGCTGCACTAC
This window harbors:
- a CDS encoding transcriptional regulator, with protein sequence MNMRLTDDSDSASLPREVIDLGKKIAELPREHQVHLEVSYSRVVESVKRRRRILGLIQEALAQLRLDVKYLMFDLDITKKERDELKARLEET
- a CDS encoding bile acid:sodium symporter family protein; translated protein: MLQRFLLLWLILLSGVAVIWDDVVPGDFHPFHDSQPYLGYLFTATMFVIGSLLPREEVREVFRRWHTVLSGTFVQYTLMPGLGYLMSLFFLDQPELRIGIILVGCVPGAMASNVLTLTARGNVSYSVCLTTSATLLSPLVVPLFLYLAVSGTEIDAVQLAKNSFVNLLTQVVLPVITGHLLSLLVGSFQRVMQRYGATFANFSILWIIATIISLNAARLQQVFFSLALVLLVINLLGYLGGYLSGVAFELDEAKRRALTLEVGMQNAGLGAVLAGQLFPDQELIALPPALYMFGCMLTGTILAQIWSRRTASQAKQVEGSNE
- a CDS encoding UbiD family decarboxylase, translating into MINADQLADFVADFEEHGQLVRVSAPVESELEIAAITEQVLKTASTDPPPALLFDQVRGHKVPVLTNLYGSLPRMLQILRSDSLDAVADRIAGLVAPDLPEGWFDSLKIIPQFSQLLNIKPRTVKTASCQQVVKLGRDVNLSEFPLLRNWPEEAFPTITAGQIVTQDPELKNRFVDARPIQVISDQQLAIRWSQHDAGYQLLQQFQARQQQMPVAIVLGADPTCLYAAHAPLPSITDPYAFSGFLRNQALELVRCRSVDLDVPAQAEIVMEGFIDTTADPMTVGPVANPTGFYSSPTEVFPLQLSAVTHRSNPIWPALIPAAPPSEAGLFAQVTARLFLPLLKLLVPEIVDVHFPAAGMGRYLLFVSIRKSYPHQARRVVNALWSLERLLSLKMIVVVDSDTDVQDEQLVWSRVCTNVNPGRDLIFSEGPGDDDDHSMPVQGIGHKLGLDATRKSAAEGHPRPWPASLSMPAELQEQVQSRLDELGLA
- the ubiE gene encoding bifunctional demethylmenaquinone methyltransferase/2-methoxy-6-polyprenyl-1,4-benzoquinol methylase UbiE: MNVDKTGSRVQQMFGEIAPRYDFMNHFLSGGVDYYWRWRTVRKVAPAGEAPILDVCTGTGDLALSYLKKTRGKNRVVGADFTHEMLQLALTKNDSDALTFLEADTQELPFSDNQFQIVSVAFGLRNVSDTRRGLKEMIRVCQPGGQVAVLEFSIPTNPLFRACYQFYFKHILPRMGQLLARNQQSAYNYLPESVSEFPYGKALADIMDECGLEGTRWYPLTFGIATLYTGVKPAAPAS
- a CDS encoding UbiX family flavin prenyltransferase, which gives rise to MSNNVVVAVTGASGAIYAVRLVEVLMAAGRTVHLTISAAAAHVLRHELGLKIDLENFDPKQLLPDPDSQPSDSVLSKMKPTSSESFALSSVLGEAEFKQGDLIYHHYQDFSAGIASGSFLTEGMVICPCSMGTLGTIAAGSGSNLIHRAADVHLKERRKLIVVARETPLGLIPLENMVRLTQAGATILPAAPGFYHNPVTIHDLVDFISGRICDHLEIRHEIHQRWGK
- the mutL gene encoding DNA mismatch repair endonuclease MutL translates to MERTAAVQSLSRIHQLDTSVINKIAAGEVIERPASAVKELLDNSIDALATRIEVDIMNGGADLIRVVDNGEGIHPDDLLLAVSSHATSKISNADDLFSVQTMGFRGEALASISEVSRFRIRTRTADQTQGLEFEVNTGTPGKPQPCGCPLGTSIEVRQLFANTPVRRKFLKTTKTEFGHISEQFTRAALAHPRLYMVLRHNNKVIFDLPPSDNLIDRLRLFYGKKLSDHLIWVESQLEDVRIWGYVSHPSENKSTRKGQYLFLNGRWIQDRTLQHALTEAYRGLLMVGRQPISFLYLDMPPSMVDVNVHPTKSEVRFRDSQSLYRQLLSTLRSQFLSMDLQSQMSLSKKGDLPEPSQPAVPTPEQKQTQLELTTWAKEQLKQVADDLPAQKISGEARMISPPSDLAAPFTAADAIPLSHFQQQREQEQAGAGENASPTPAEPAAPFIPDIDRPADQFAEAATADLRPIQVLNCYIVVEVKGALTIIDQHALHERIMYEYFRKRVLSQSVEAQKLLVPLTIEMSAKETALILDHAEMLASFGLGIEEFGGNTLLVTSYPVMLKKANLEQLVRDIADNLDNAKQPSRRDLLDELITMMSCKAAIKAGQRLTQEEIYSLLEQRHLIDDAHHCPHGRPSALVLSHAELDRQFGRMG
- a CDS encoding DUF1501 domain-containing protein, translating into MLSIPGSSQRQCNGSRRQFLKIGGLALGGLSLPQILAAQDQAGTPAGKLGHKAIIMIFLSGGPSHQDMYDLKMDAPSEIRGEFRPIDTNVPGIQICEHMPRLAAMMDKFAVIRSLHGCPDQHASDLCMSGWPIGDGERQSGHPSLGAVVSKVQGPVDKAVPPFVGLSIKSRHEPYGNPGFPGFLGKAHAPLQPTGEGMDNMRLQSITLDRLRDRKALLAGFDAFRHSADQAYDGLDAYSQRAFDVLTSSKLVEAMDLEKEEPALRDRYGRGDDSPAFGEDAGPHWMDQFLMARRLVEAGVRCVTLSFGSWDRHHSNFARLPLQLAKLDQGITALVEDIHNRGLQDDVSVIAWGEFGRTPRINENAGRDHWPQASCALLAGGGMRTGQVIGSTNRLGEVPLDRPLHYQNVFATLYRQLGIDPATTTIPDHAGRPQYTLDLRDPIAELI